The following proteins are encoded in a genomic region of Amphiura filiformis chromosome 18, Afil_fr2py, whole genome shotgun sequence:
- the LOC140139056 gene encoding NLR family CARD domain-containing protein 4-like: MATTRSDEAVEEETRKRRKHDLGTCRPMDLMVTDSDINDVSGNANLLHHQLQQLYIQLGLKASTIENAERGSDSKYPMHQAIHVLRSWRQSNGVKATRKAIIDALIECSLIEAKDILVNKWTLTFQDYHLPIETSRDPTPLTSRYQHHEEPLTSQDFHLPQQLEMYKPTEQLSFPSNSQQSSTAINTAEIQPPMSNFPPAHYSCREQIPSFAHSSSFGRTTSQNPPPDFQHVHPGSNIDYSSAASTTSLHVGYHHPTGNTTLQQQAHVPLSTHGPVSQGFRQNSLQTIPAAQHTYQSQSLSSTQIETSPTTSSGQQGYHPLGNTTLQQQLHVPPPAHGPVSQGCWQNSPQKIPASKHTYQSQSLSSTQIETLPTTSSGNQVYISPVFNLTECKKELVTYYRHEMRRVQVLPWCDDSRDMNDIYVTLKLQNRSGKGTTSLSNNEALVCIKSSQGEPETRILLKGVAGSGKSTLLAKLAYTWAEQKNGSPLANFELLFILSLREVINISLIDELFEQIFETNTKVSKDGLEEYIESHPQSILLLLDGFDEYSASDLSNPVGSLQEILTFKSFRDCYTILSTRPHKDLQNYQSSYVLVDVLGFSRKNVKLYMQRFFNGKTDVAQGLQERIEESERLMYLSKIPVILMLMCLLWEDEQKLADTQTELYQEFVFFLWRKYCIRCGKTVDLKSKIDGEFEQFILRIGQVALDGLCSKENTSRLCKEEKLVFTDNDFDNSFQLGYETGLLSRERLRSRLSAHTAVTFLHQSFQEFCAATYWANLYATDPDQFRQILSRLKSWTVLMSKFELVKFCCGLVELGGVSFIIRHAIDVYMRISHPEDICIGYYKPEDGKKNIVNILILLSENDSFTPQSQIRHQCQQKCISRTECSLNPPQKDCVTVRSHKSSLTKPFKSIFPDDGFTIAVANKYPKAISIFQNFVRSELGLSILSTVKSISFVNPHLSQLVIGDTLRCMLNVQDVTFKFTEVDNNAKSDLGDPIQSAVKSISFVNPHISARFMADILKYIPDVQDVNVTFSEFDHIDQVGVMLTDNLGKLLDKLSKFEIQMISDIRLKVSVPLHQLVSFTYRGNYTHVMLERVRFAVFNMNELLSGSTNLRLFALKDISITLGDMDLSVDEINDNDNRIEDLSIEYIADCKSNNVQYKKDITEPRMYKLKVGRFSLSETIASAFYAHIFNPHIQVIECANDLREAHIKMFSEYLPKALNLQMLDLSHNNIGMAIGQLQYCTKLTSLNLSNTQLEEEHIKILSEFLHKISNLQELDVSWNNVGMAIGPLAQQLQFCPMLSKLILRDAHIPDEGVIELLQRFVSLPNLTHLDLWPGSEYFGNHVVDALFKHIHHLTKLQYLKFDCKLGNACSDRVKDCLAAIGERLEYGTGLFIRMKSEELQLVRSTANKYL; encoded by the exons ATGGCAACGACAAGATCAGATGAAGCAGTAGAAGAAGAAACCAGGAAAAGGAGAAAACATGATCTGG gtaCCTGTAGGCCCATGGATCTCATGGTAACTGACAGTGACATTAATGACGTTTCAGGCAATGCCAACCTTTTACATCACCAGCTACAACAACTCTATATTCAACTTGGTTTAAAGGCATCAACTATTGAGAATGCAGAACGAGGATCAGACTCTAAGTATCCTATGCACCAAGCAATTCATGTGTTAAGATCCTGGCGACAATCTAACGGTGTAAAGGCTACGAGAAAGGCGATCATTGATGCTTTGATAGAGTGCAGTTTGATCGAAGCCAAAGATATACTAGTAAACAAATGGACGCTAACTTTTCAAG ATTACCATTTACCAATTGAAACAAGCAGAGATCCGACACCCCTCACCTCTAGATACCAACACCATGAGGAACCACTCACCAGTCAAGATTTCCATTTACCGCAACAATTGGAGATGTATAAGCCTACAGAACAATTATCATTTCCATCAAATAGCCAACAGTCATCTACAGCTATAAATACGGCAGAAATCCAACCACCGATGAGCAATTTCCCACCAGCACATTACAGTTGCCGAGAACAAATCCCCTCATTTGCACATTCATCATCATTCGGTAGGACTACGTCACAAAATCCACCACCGGATTTCCAACACGTACATCCGGGCTCTAATATAGACTACTCTTCAGCAGCATCGACAACATCATTACATGTTG gttatcatcatccaacaGGAAACACAACACTGCAACAGCAAGCGCATGTTCCACTATCAACGCATGGACCGGTTTCACAAGGTTTTCGGCAGAACTCACTTCAGACTATCCCTGCTGCTCAGCATACTTACCAGTCACAATCATTATCGTCTACTCAAATAGAGACATCACCTACAACTTCATCAGGGCAACAAg GTTATCATCCATTAGGAAACACAACACTGCAACAGCAATTGCATGTTCCACCACCAGCACATGGACCGGTTTCACAAGGTTGTTGGCAGAACTCGCCTCAGAAGATCCCTGCTTCTAAGCATACTTACCAGTCACAATCATTATCGTCTACTCAAATAGAGACATTGCCTACAACTTCATCAGGGAATCAAG TGTATATATCACCAGTATTCAACTTGACAGAGTGCAAGAAAGAGTTGGTAACATACTACCGCCATGAAATGAGAAGAGTGCAAGTGTTGCCTTGGTGTGACGATTCAAGAGATATGAACGACATTTATGTCACTTTGAAGTTGCAAAATAGATCTGGAAAGGGAACAACATCGCTGTCAAATAACGAAGCTCTTGTGTGTATCAAATCTTCACAAGGCGAACCAGAAACACGGATACTACTTAAGGGAGTAGCTGGCAGTGGAAAGTCAACTTTGTTAGCCAAATTGGCCTACACTTGGGCAGAACAAAAGAATGGCTCTCCACTCGCCAACTTTGAATTGTTATTCATATTAAGTTTACGTGAAGTTATAAATATTAGCTTGATTGATGAATTGTTCGAGCAAATCTTTGAAACCAACACAAAAGTGTCCAAAGATGGCCTGGAAGAATATATTGAATCCCATCCGCAGTCAATCCTTCTCCTACTGGATGGCTTCGATGAGTATTCAGCCAGTGATCTTTCTAACCCAGTTGGGAGCTTGCAAGAAATTCTCACTTTCAAATCTTTCCGGGATTGTTACACAATCTTGTCAACTCGACCTCACAAAGATTTGCAAAATTACCAATCAAGCTACGTATTAGTAGATGTGTTAGGATTTTCAcgaaaaaatgtcaaattgtatATGCAAAGATTCTTTAATGGCAAAACTGATGTGGCCCAAGGCCTACAAGAAAGAATTGAAGAATCTGAAAGACTTATGTATTTGTCAAAGATACCAGTAATATTAATGTTAATGTGTCTGCTTTGGGAAGATGAGCAAAAATTAGCAGATACTCAAACAGAACTGTATCaagaatttgttttctttttatggAGAAAGTATTGCATCAGGTGTGGTAAAACAGTGGATTTGAAAAGCAAAATTGATGGCGAGTTTGAGCAATTTATATTACGAATAGGTCAGGTAGCTTTGGATGGCTTGTGTTCAAAAGAGAAta cgtcacggctgtgtaaagaggAAAAGCTTGTATTTACTGATAATGACTTTGATAATTCGTTTCAGTTAGGGTATGAAACAGGGCTACTAAGCAGAGAACGGTTGCGATCTAGGTTGAGTGCGCACACTGCAGTAACATTCCTTCATCAATCCTTTCAAGAATTCTGTGCAGCAACGTACTGGGCTAATTTGTATGCTACAGATCCCGATCAGTTCAGGCAGATTTTGAGTCGATTAAAATCTTGGACAGTTTTAATGAGCAAATTTGAACTTGTAAAATTTTGCTGTGGATTAGTTGAACTTGGTGGGGTTAGCTTTATCATACGACATGCAATAGATGTTTACATGCGTATATCTCATCCAGAAGACATATGTATAGGCTATTACAAACCCGAGGATGGCAAGAAAAATATAGTAAATATATTGATTTTATTGTCTGAAAATGACAGCTTTACTCCACAATCACAGATCAGGCATCAGTGCCAACAAAAATGCATCAGTAGGACAGAGTGTTCATTGAATCCACCCCAAAAAGATTGCGTTACTGTTAGGAGTCACAAGTCCTCACTGACTAAACcattcaaatcaatatttcctgATGATGGATTCACAATAGCTGTAGCTAATAAATATCCTAAAGCAATatcaatatttcaaaattttgttaggTCTGAATTAGGATTATCAATACTATCAACAGTGAAATCTATTAGCTTTGTGAATCCACATTTATCACAGCTTGTTATCGGTGATACACTGAGATGTATGTTAAATGTTCAGGACGTGACATTCAAGTTTACAGAAGTTGACAACAATGCCAAATCTGACTTAGGAGACCCAATACAGTCAGCAGTCAAGTCGATCAGCTTTGTTAATCCACATATATCTGCGCGCTTTATGGCTGATATACTAAAATATATACCAGATGTTCAGGACGTAAATGTTACATTTTCAGAATTTGACCACATTGATCAAGTTGGAGTAATGTTGACGGATAACCTCGGAAAACTGCTTGATAAACTATCAAAGTTTGAAATACAAATGATCAGTGATATTAGGCTTAAAGTCAGTGTCCCGCTGCATCAATTAGTCAGTTTCACTTACAGGGGTAATTATACACATGTTATGTTAGAAAGGGTTCGTTTTGCCGTATTTAATATGAATGAACTATTGTCCGGCTCGACTAATCTCAGATTGTTTGCCTTGAAGGACATCTCAATAACTCTGGGTGATATGGATTTGTCTGTAGATGAGATAAACGATAACGATAACCGTATTGAAGACTTGTCAATAGAATACATTGCTGATTGTAAGAGCAACAATGTCCAGTACAAGAAGGATATTACTGAACCAAGGATGTATAAATTGAAAGTGGGACGATTTTCGCTATCAGAGACAATAGCTAGCGCATTTTATGCTCATATATTTAACCCTCACATACAGGTAATTGAATGTGCGAATGATCTGAGAGAAGCACACATCAAAATGTTCAGTGAATACCTTCCCAAAGCATTGAACCTGCAAATGTTGGATTTGTCACATAATAATATAGGAATGGCAATAGGACAACTGCAGTATTGTACTAAATTAACTAGCTTGAATTTATCTAATACTCAGCTGGAGGaagaacatattaaaatattgagTGAATTTCTTCACAAGATATCCAACTTGCAAGAACTGGATGTATCATGGAATAATGTAGGAATGGCAATAGGACCTCTTGCACAGCAACTACAGTTTTGTCCCATGCTGAGTAAATTGATCTTACGTGATGCACATATTCCA